The genomic segment GGCAGACCGCGCAGCGCTGCCGCCAATTGATTGAGCGCACGGCCGCTGCCATCCATCGGACGCAAGGCGAGGCCGGCGCTGGCGATCGCTTCCAGCGGCAAAGCACCTGAGCCGATCTGACTTGAACAAGGCGCAATCTCGACAGCGAAAGTCTTACCGACGCTTTTGGTGACGACGGGCGCCAGCCGTTTCGCCTGCGCCTCGATCTCGGCCAACGGTCGCGCTAGAAGCCGCATGGTCGGCAGGCGCTGCGCCAACCGATCAGGATCGCGATAGAGTTTGAGCGTCGCCTCCAGCATCGCCAGCCGGACTTTATCGAGGCGCAAAGCGCGCTTCATCGGATTGCGATTCACCTGGGCCAGCAAATCCTTGCGACCAACGATAAAACCGGCTTGTGGACCACCGAGCAGTTTGTCGCCGGAGAACGTGACGAGGTCGGCGCCATCGGCCACGGCCTCGGCGACCGTGGGTTCGTGTTTCAGGCCAAAGCGGCGCAGATCAACCAAGGTGCCGGCACCAAGGTCATGAACCAGCGGCACCTTTTGCGCCTGCGCGATCTCGGCCAGCTCGCGGGCCCCCACCTCGGCGGTGAAGCCTTCGATGCGATAGTTTGAAGTGTGCACCTTCAACACCAGGCCAGTGTTGTACCCTATCGCGCCGACATAGTCCTTGCGATGGGTGCGGTTCGTCGTGCCGATTTCGACGAGCCTGGCGCCAGCGCGCGCCATAATGTCGGGCATGCGAAAGGCGCCGCCGATCTCGATCAACTCGCCGCGCGAGACAATGGCATCGCGGCCCTGGCCAAGCGTATTGAGAACCAGCA from the Beijerinckia sp. 28-YEA-48 genome contains:
- the selA gene encoding L-seryl-tRNA(Sec) selenium transferase — its product is MSQAEVHNPRRLPSVDDVLKTDGALAAIVRFGRPAAVEAVRETLADLRAQKQMSADSQKVMALALQRLEALDRSTLRPVFNLTGTVLHTNLGRALIADVAVEAAVQAMRNAVSLEFDIDDGKRGERDDHLRALLCELTGAEDATVVNNNAAAVLLVLNTLGQGRDAIVSRGELIEIGGAFRMPDIMARAGARLVEIGTTNRTHRKDYVGAIGYNTGLVLKVHTSNYRIEGFTAEVGARELAEIAQAQKVPLVHDLGAGTLVDLRRFGLKHEPTVAEAVADGADLVTFSGDKLLGGPQAGFIVGRKDLLAQVNRNPMKRALRLDKVRLAMLEATLKLYRDPDRLAQRLPTMRLLARPLAEIEAQAKRLAPVVTKSVGKTFAVEIAPCSSQIGSGALPLEAIASAGLALRPMDGSGRALNQLAAALRGLPIPVIGHIAEQRLVLDLRCLEDEAGFIGNLSTLHLGERSDAVD